A stretch of DNA from Endozoicomonas sp. 8E:
CCCCAACTACCGAGTAGTCGAACTTAATAACAATAAGGGCTTTGCTCTCAGGGAGGTAACCCACCTTGTCGAAGGAAAAGAACCCCAAACCACCAACGTTCCATCTAAGCCTAAGAGCGATGGCGGCGTGGAGGGCGGACAGCCTGAGAAAAGAAATAATGGGCGAGGAACCTTTGTCGCCGGACGTGTTTCTGAAACTGTGGCGCGAGAAACTGAAAAAGAAAGCGGAGGAAAGCAGCAGACGAGTACAACTAGTCGAGGATTTTCTCTCCAGCGTAGACTCGCCGAAGCAGGAATAGCCATTCCAGAAATCAGTGATGCTCAGTTTGCGGCAATGGAGTCTGTGAGGGGCAAAGACTCTGAGTTGGGGCACGTTTTCGATTTATATTATGCGCGGGCAGAAGCTATAGCTGACGAAACAGGGTTTTCTCAGCGTATGGCGCTACGTTATGCTATCGCAGAAGATCGACTAATCAAGGAAACCGACAAGTCGATTGAGGGCGGAGAAACCACCCGAGAGGAAGAAATAGAGCAGTACCTCGCAGAGCAACGCCAGCAAGAACTACAGGCCGATGAACAACTCAGCGATGACACTAACCAGTTTTACGATGATATAACCGCCAACTTTGTTGACCAGTTAACCGTTGACCAGAATGAGCAAAAGCAAGACCTTGACGGGTACGAAAAGGTATTACCTTTCATTAACAGTGCCACCAAGTTCAGGGCCTCTGCTTATGAAAACATCCAGCAACTTTATCTCAAGTGGGCATCGGCCTCGCACCCTACTTTTGAATTCCACTTAACCCCCAAGGATGACCCTAAGCTCGGGGCATTCAAGGAGCTGCCAGCCAAACGGGACCGTGATGGTCGTATTACCCGCAAAGCAAAAAAACTGCCATTTATGGGGGTTACCGGAACCAAGCGTTTTTTTGATTCTGCGGATCAGGCCCAACAATGCGCCGAAAAACCAACCACAACTGCCAAGACAGGCGATTCACTAGAAAATAAACTTTGCGTTCAACTGGACAAGCTCAAGGGAAAAAATCAATGGACCACTACTCCCACCAAAGACATACGACACCCAGATAATTTGAGATTATTTCCGTGTTCCGTGCAGCTTAAATACTGGCTAACCCTTTCTATTGTGGCCTTTTCAAGCATTAGCTACCATTCAAAACAGTGAGCAAAAGCTGATCGATGCAAATGAATTATGACAAGGGTCGGTTACCATACTCGTTGTCCGGCTGGGAGTCCTGTAATAGAAAAACCAGCATCACAATCCAACCAATCACTGGAATTAAATAGATCAACTGCCACCAACCTGAACGATCTGTGTCGTGAAGCCTGCGAGCGGTAATGGCAATGCCGGGAACCAGTACGGTCAAACAATACAAAGCAAAAAACAGCCCGGCCCCACCAAAGGCGTCCAATCCCCCTGCTACCAGATAGAACAACAAATAGAACAAGTAATACATCCAGTAGGCCTTTCTGGAGGCTCTACCATTAAATTCTGCGTACTTACGGAATGCGTCGATAAAATATTCCATCATCTTTCTCAATATGGACAGGAATATGTACGAAATTTTATCAAAAAAATGTCGTTCAAAATGATCGCCCGTCAAAGGCATATACATATTTTCATACAGGTAATTTTATCTACGATTCCAATGTCGTAAGATGACACGTTAGAATCATCCCTACCAGTCAGAAACAACGAAAAGACCAATTCGCCTCAATGGGCTGCGGGCAATCAGGAAGACAGTGATATGGCAGCAAAACCAGGTGCTCAACCTTCAAACTTCCAGTTTCTGGCAGAGCATGACTCGCTTTTTCTGGAGCTGGCAACAGCAGCCGAGCGCTCTTTCTCAAGCGATCCCAACACCACTTTGATCAAACTTCGCCAGCTGGGTGAAGCCCTGGCTCAGCATATTGCCTCACTTTGTGGTATCACATCAGAGGAGCCCCTGAGCCAGAATGACCTGCTCTACCGCCTTAACAGGGAGCTTAGTCTCGACCCGAAAGTACGGGAGATGTTTCATATCCTCCGGAAGGAAGGGAACAAAGCAACGCATCAGTTCCAGACCAGTCACCGGGAAGCGATCAGTGGCTTACGGGTGGCCCGTGAGCTGGCAATCTGGTTTCATCGTTCCCTGACAAAAAACGCCCGCTTTAATCCAGGCCCGTTCCTTCCTCCGCCTGATCCCAGTCGACAACTGCGTGAACTGCATGAACAGATTGAGAAGCTGAAAGCTGATCTCAGTGCTGCAAACGTTGAGCTGGAATCCAGCCAGCAATACAAAGAACTGGACCTGAAAGAAAAGGAAGAATACAAGGCTCTTGCCTTTGAGATGGACAAAGAAGCCCGGCAGCTTCAGGAGCAGGTCAAACAACACGACCAGGCTCTGGAAGATTTGCGTAAATCTTACGAAGCAAAACTGGCCGAGGCTGACGCCAGAGTCAAAGCGTTAACTGAGAAGGAACAGGCTGACGAACGGCAAACTATTGCCTTCCAGACAGCCACCGCTGGTCAGCAGGTCAATCTTGATGAAGAAATGACCCGAATCCTCATAGATAACATGCTTACCGAAGCCGGTTGGAAGACTGATACACAGGAACTGACCTGGCAGAAAGGTGCACGGCCCGAACACAATCAGTTCAAGGCCATCGCCGAGTGGCCAACAGTAAAAGAGAATGGCAAAAGAGGTTGGGCTGATTACGTTTTATTCCACGGTTTGATGCCCATTGCCGTGGTGGAAGCCAAACGTGAGAACGTCAATGTCTCCGGTAAAATACCTCAAGCAGAAGACTACAGTCGTGGTTTACAAATCGAACCTCCCCTGAAAGCAGCCTCTGAACTGGCGGGTCGCAGTGAACCCTGGTCCGATGGTATGGGCGGATACTACATTGTGCCATTCGTTTACTCCTGCAATGGTCGCCCCTATGTCCCCCAGATAAAGGAACAATCTGGCATCTGGTTTCGTGATGTTCGTATGCCAAGCAATATCAAACGTGCACTGCCTCAGTTCCACACGCCACAGGGGTTAAAGGATCTTCTGGATCGAAGCCGTGAAGCCGCAGAAAAAGCACTGCAAAATGAAAGCTACGATTACCTGAACCTGCGGGACTACCAGCAAAAGGCAATTGAAGCAGTTGAGAACACCTTGTCGAAAGACATTCGTACCGCACTGCTGGCCATGGCCACCGGAACGGGTAAAACCCGGACAGTTCTTGGCCTTATGTACCGCTTCCTCAAAACAGAGCGTTTCAAGCGCATTCTCTTCCTGGTAGACAGAAACGCCCTTGGCAAGCAGGCTAACGATACCTTTATGGAAGCCAAGCTGGAGCAGAACCAGTCGCTTACCCAGATCTACGACGTGCTGGCGATGAAGAACGTACAGGTTGAACCGGAAACCCGCGTCCAGACCGCCACAGTACAGGCCATGGTGCAGCGAATCTTTGCCTCCGATAATCCGCCATCAATAGATCAGTACGATTGCATCATTATTGACGAAGCACACAGGGGTTATACCCTCGATCAGGAAATGACCGAAGGGGAGATGACCACACGGGATGCAGCCCAGTATCTCTCGAGTTACCGACGAGTGCTGGACTACTTCGATGCTGTCAAAATCGGCCTGACGGCGACCCCGGCAGCCCATACCAAAGATATTTTCGGTTCACCCGTTTACACCTATTCCTACAGGGAGGCTGTTGCCGACGACTGGCTGATTGATTACGAGCCGCCCATTCGCTACATCACCAAACTGGCACAGCAAGGTATTCGCTTTGATGAGAGCGAAACCGTTTCTGTAATCAATACCCGGACGGGCGAAGTGGAACAGGAAAATCTGAAAGATGAGCTGAATTTCGAGATCGAAGCCTTCAACCGGCGGGTCATTAACCAGAGCTTTAACAGGGTAATCTGTGATGAACTGGTAAAAGAGCTGGACCCCCTCGGAGAAGAGAAGACCATGATCTTCTGTGCCACGGACAGGCATGCTGATATGGTCAAAAGGCTACTTGATGAAGCCTTTGAAAGAGAGCTCGGCAGCACCTACAACGAAGCTGCTGTGAAAAAAATCACTGGTGAAAGCAACAATCCGCCAGAGTTGATCAAACAGTTCAAAAATGAGCGCTACCCGAATATCGCTATCACTGTCGATCTGCTCACCACAGGCATTGATGTACCGAAAATCTGTAACCTGGTATTTATGCGTCGGGTGAAGTCCCGTATCCTTTTTGAACAGATGATTGGCCGTGCTACCCGCCGCTGCGATGAGATCGGCAAAACGGTGTTTCGCATTTACGATCCCGTGGATATCTTCGCAGCCTTTGACCGGGAGAACAAAAACGCCAACAGCATGAAGCCGCTGGTGAAGGACCCCAATATCACGATTGAGCAACTGGTTGAAGAACTCACTGATCCCGCCAGACTGGAACAATCACTCAATATCTCCGGCGACACCGAACAGGAAACCCAGGCAGACTCCAATCTCAGTCAGCTCAGCCAAAAGCTGATGCGGGTGTTGCGCAAAGCAGAACATAAATCTGACTACAACCAACCACTTAAAGAGAAGCTGCAACAACTAGAAGAACTCTGGGGCGTAGAACCGAAAAAACTGCACACCCATCTGCATCGGCTGGGCCCAAAAAAGGCAGCAGAATTTATCCACCAACATGCTGGCCTGATCAACCAGATTAATGATGTGAAGGCGTTGACAGGCAGCGACTATCGCCCTGTGATCTCTGAGCATCAGGATGAAGTCCGCGAACGGGTGCAAAGCTATGGCATCCGCCAGCGCCCGGAAGACTACCTGGACAGTTTCAACGACTTTATCAAACACCAGCTGAATGAATCCGCTGCCCTGAGTGTGGTGGTCAACCGACCAAAAGACCTTACCCGTGAACAGCTTAAAGAGGTGAAAATGCTGCTGGACGCTGCCGGTTATAACGAAGCGGGTCTGCAGGCCGCCGTGCGTGAACAGAGCCACCGGGACATTGCGGCCAGCATCATCGGTCATATTCGCCGCGCCGCCCTGGGTGAAGCTTTGATGCCCTTTGAGCAGCGGGTCGCCCTGGCAATGGACCGCATCTACACCAGCCACAAATGGAACACCAACCAGCGCAAATGGCTGGAGCGGCTGGCCAAGCAGCTGGTCTTTGAAGTGGTGGTGGACCAGCAGTTTATCAATGAGCGTTTTGCCCAGCAGGGTGGGGTCAAACAGTTCAACAAAGTGCTGGATGACCAGCTCGATAATGTGTTGGATCTGCTGGGTGAGAGCCTGTGGGAGCCAGCGCAGGCAGCTAATGGTTGACACTTTAAGCAAGCAACAACCACTGCAAACGGGTAAACTTACCCACCACATTTCACAGCTCTCACGCACTGAGAGCTGTTTTGCTTTACCGATAGAGACTGTTAGATGACCAGCGATAATATCGTCCAGAAGCTCTGGAACCTCTGTGATGTCCTGCGGGATGATGGCATTAATTACTCGGACTACGTCACCGAGCTGGTCCTGCTGCTATTTATAAAGATGGTTCATGAGAATACCGAAGCCGGTACGCTGGAACGCCACCCGTTGCCAGAAGGTTGCCGCTGGATCGATCTGAACAATAAATCCGGCATCAATCTGATGAACGACTACCGTCAGATTCTGCTGACCCTCTCCACAGGAAAGCGCACCGTAGCCGATGCCGATGACCCCGGCAAAACCACCGAGATACGGGTTCATCATGATCCATTAATTACTGCCATCTATGCCGATGCCCAGACTCGTCTGCGAGAGCCTCGCCATCTGGAGCAGTTGATTAAATCCCTTGATCGGATCAACTGGTTTGATGCCCAAAAAGACGGTCTCGGTAATCTCTATGAAGGATTGTTACAGAAAAACGCCAATGAAACCAAATCCGGTGCAGGCCAGTACTTTACCCCTCGCCCGCTGATTGACTCTATGGTTCGTTGCATCAAGCCTCAGTCCGGTGAACTGGTTCAGGACCCGGCAGCAGGCACCGCTGGCTTTTTGATTGCCGCTGACCGTTACATCAAGGAACAGACCGACGATCTGTTTGACCTTACGCCAGCCCAACAGCGCTTCCAGAAAAATGATGCCTTTGTCGGTATCGAACTGGTGCCCTCCACCCGTCGACTGGCACTGATGAACTGTCTTTTGCACGGAATGGAAGGGGATGACGAAGGTGTCGTACATCTGGGCAACGCCCTTGGTCAGGTAGGTACGGAAGTTAGCGCGGCGGATATTATTCTTGCCAATCCACCCTTTGGTACCAGCAAGGGCGGCGAAGCTTCCATTACCCGCACCGACCTCACCTACCCGACCAGCAATAAACAACTGGCTTTCCTACAGCATATTTATCGCAACCTAAAACCCGGTGGCCGTGCGGCTGTAGTGTTGCCAGATAACGTGCTGTTTGAAGCAGGCGTGGGTACAGAGATTCGCCGTGATTTGATGAACAAATGCAACCTGCACACCATCCTACGACTACCGACGGGTATTTTTTACGCTCAGGGCGTAAAGACCAATGTGCTGTTCTTTACCAAAGGCAGTACTGCTGATCCACGAGCCACTGAGAACTGCACCGAGAATGTCTGGGTTTACGATCTGCGGACCAATATGCCCAGCTTTGGCAAGCGAACTCCCTTTGGCTCAACACATTTGGCACCGTTTGAAAAGGTTTACGGTGACAATCCCGATGGCAGCAGCCCGCGTACCGAAGGCGATTACAGTTTCAATGCTGATAAGATCGACCAGGTGGCGACAACGGGTGAAAACGATGGGGTTAGCGATAAGCTGGCCCATAGCCGCTGGCGTAGTTTTTCTCGTCAGTGGGTTAGTGAGCATAAATCCGACTCTCTTGATATCAGTTGGCTGAAAGATGCGGATAGTATTGATGCTGCCAATTTGCCGGAACCGGGTGTGCTTGCGGGTGAAGCGATGAGTGAACTGGTGCAGGCATTAGGAGAGTTGGATAGCCTGATGCGGGAGTTGGGTGAAGGTGATGTGGCGGATGGGCAGAAGGCGTTGTTGGCGGAAGTTATGAGTGGTATTAACCAATGAGTTCTTCAATGCTCCCCGATGGTTGGATAGCCTGTGAGTTATCTGATTTAGGTAATGTTGTTACTGGAAAAACACCTAGTACCAAGGTGAAGGATAACTTTGGTGGCAATATTCCATTCATCAAACCTGGTGACTTAGATCATGGCGGCGTCATAAAACAAACTGCGAACACCTTAAGTGAAGCGGGCCTACAGTCTGTTCCAGCAATACCCGCAAACTCTATACCTGTTACTTGTATTGGTAATCTAGGTAAGGTTGGTATCACAACTCAATTATCAGCCACTAACCAGCAAATAAATACCTTAATTCCACATACTGATTTGAGTACGAAATATCTGTATTACCAAGCATGCACCTTAAAGCCGTGGTTGGAATCTGAATCATCTGCGACAACGGTAGCGATCATCAATAAAGGACGTTTTTCAAAAGCTCCTATCAGGCTGGCTCCATTAACCGAACAAAAAATAATCGCCCAAAAACTCGACACCCTGCTGGCACAGGTAGAAAGCACCAAAGCCCGCCTTGAACGCACCCGCGAAACCCTGAAGCGTTTCCGGCAATCGGTACTGGCTGCTGCTGTGAGTGGGAAGTTGACGGAGGAGTGGCGGGGATCTGCATCCTATCTATCAACGCCTTTAGGGTTATCGAAATCCAAGCTATCGCTTGAGGTGCCATGTAAATGGACGATTCAAAAACTCTCTGACGCATGTGAGGTTGTATCTGGCAATGCCTTCAAGAGCAAAGATTTTGTTGATGTAGGGGTTGTACCTGCAATCAAAATATCTAATGTTCAATATGGTGAGTTTTTAGAAAAAAACCAGCAGTATTTACCAGATGACTATTTAGAGAGATATAAGGCATTCTTGGTTGAGTCAGGAAATGTACTAATGGCTTTAACAAGGCCTATAACCAACGATACTCTCAAGGTATGTAGGTACCCTAAAGGCAATCCTGTCGGCTTGCTGAATCAGCGAGTCTGCATGTTTCATTTTCGAAAAGATAGTGAAAAATTCTTTTTAGAAACAGTTTTTCAGTCGGAATACTTTAAAGCTCAGGTTGCAGATAATTTATCTGAAACGCTTCAGCCAAACTTATCACCAAAAAATTTGAAAAATTTCCTGATAGCTATGCCTGATCATGCTGAACAAACCGAAATAGTCCGCCGTGTAGAACACCTCTTCACCCACGCCGACACCATCGAAAAACAAACCGAAGCAGCACTGACAAGGGTAAACAACCTCACCCAATCCATCCTCGCCAAAGCCTTCCGTGGCGAACTCACCGCCCAATGGCGTGCCGAGAACCCGGAACTGATCAGCGGCGAAAACTCCGCCGAGGCACTTCTGGCAAAAATCAAGGCAGAACATGCTACATTGACAACAAAAAAGGGCGGCAAGCCCCGAACCCCAAAAGCTTGGAAAACCGCCGGAGCATAAACTGTCCATGAAGATCGACAAACTCTGTTTAACCCATTTTCGCTGCTTTGAGAAAGCCGAGTTTGAGCTTGGCGAGCGCATGACCCTTATCATTGGCGACAATGCCAAGGGTAAAACGACGATTCTTGATGCACTCTCTGTGGCGATGGGCGGGTTTCTTCTGGGCGTTCCTAATAGTTACGTGGGTGAAACCAAAAAAGCATTTGACCGGAATTTACATGCAGGCGATGTACAGCGTTATTTTTTACGCAACCGCGAAAAAATCACCACGGAATTTCGGGAAAATTGCTCGGTAGAAGCCTACAGAACTGTTGCTAAGCATACCAGCCTCCACTGGCGGCGACTGTTAAAAAAGGCAGAGGGTCACACCAACAACGATCATTGCCGAAAACTCAAGGATTAAGCCAGCCGACTTTACAACACCCAGGCACAGGCTGACGATAACACCCAGTCAGAGAACCTGCCAGTCTTGATTTATTACGGTACGGGGCGACTATGGGCCGGGCAAAAGACCCAAAAGTCAAATCAGCTCAAGAGTGCCAATATCGCCTTTGGTTACTATTATGCGCTGAAACCCGATGCCCAGAATAAAACATTAATGCCCTGGCTGGAGCATGCTGATCGCATCGCTTATCAGGAGCGGACAGAAAGCAGTGGCCTGGCGGCTGTGTTGGACACGATTATCAAGATGATTCCGGGAGCCACCAACAGCTATTACTCACCGAACTATAGTGAACTGGTCGTTGAGTTTGAAGATAAAGTTTTTCCGTACTCTGACCTGAGTGATGGTCAGCACAATATCATTACCCTGGCGGGTGACCTGGCCATGCGATGCGCCCACCTTATGGATTGTACAAATAACCCCGGCCAGGATGCCGACCAATGGAATCGAGGCGTTGAGGATATTGTTACTGAAGTAATGGGGGTTGATAATCCACGCAGTGATCTCTGCCAAAAAATGATGGAGACGGCTTAACGAACTTAATGACGAGCATAATCGGCTGGTTCACGAGTTTAAAGGCAGAATGACTGCATCAATCGTGCTAATAGTCTCAAAGAAGTCAAGATTGACTTTTATATGATGGAGACGGCTTAACGAACTTAATGACGAGCATAATCGGCTGGTTGACGAGTTTAAAGGCAGAATGACTGCATCAATCGTGCTAATAGTCTCAAAGAAGTCAAGATTGACTTTTATAGTTTCCTGAAGTAGGAATACGCTTTGAAAACTAATAGGAAATAAATATGAGTAAAAACAACACCATTCTAATTTCATCAGCACTATTGATCATTTCAGCATGGCTTGGGTCCGGCATCCTATTGTATAAAACCCCAAATCATGCAGAACTTGGTGACATGTTTGGAGTCATTAACTCACTCTTTTCAGGGCTTGGACTTGCGGGTTTAATCTACACACTTTTACTTCAGAGAGAAAGTCTTGAGACCCAGAGAAATGAGCTGAAAAAGCAAGAGTCAGAACTCAAAAATCAAAGTGAGGAATTAGAGAAACAAAGATTCGAGAGTAGTTTTATACAAATACTTCAGATCCATAACAACCTTACCCGTTCTCTGCGAATATTCGATGAAAAAAGTGACAAATTCATCCATGGCGTTGATTGCTTCTCATATCTGTTACAAGAACTATACGCCACGAGTCCTGACTTTACAGGAGTGACCTCTGGAATTTACCCAAGAGATAAAGAATCCTTCCAAGAAGCTTATAATAAACTGAGAAATAAATATGATAATAATTTCAGCCATTACCTCCGTTCAATCTACCACTTACTTAAATTTATAGACAGTTCAAGCATTGATGAAAAAAGCAAGCCTCCATTCTATAAAATGGTCCGGGGACGACTGACCTCAGACGAACTCAGGGTTATTTTTTATAATTGCATCTACCATGAAAAAGATGACTTTAATAACCTGATCGCAAATACCGCACTCTTGAAATATATACCTAACAAAGAGTGGAGTGCCGAGTCAGAAAAGTACAACCTGAAACCAGAGTCCTTTGGCTGAAGATACGCCGAATAAGTCACTCATCGGGTTAAGAGCCACGGGATGAACTCAACCCCATCACCATCGGGCCATAAGCCCGAACCAGTCAATTAAGACCGGCTGGGCATTTTACTCTCAGCCAACTTCCCCAGCCAGTTTTTGGGCGACGTAGTGCTCTCAAGGCAAAACTCAACCTCTGGCTTGCCCCTCATTTGTCCATAGACTTTAGAAAAAGATTGAAGCTCTGATATTGATACTGACTGTTGGCTACCATCAGCGAACAGCAGATTAATGTCTGATCGACCTGCCGCTTTGTAGACAACCGCAGCCTGATGGTTTTCAGCCATTAATTTCTTCAATAGCCCTTTCATATTACCGCTTTCAGAATCATTACCCACCAGCAGAATGGCTTTTTCAACTACTGGTTCATTATGGTCAGATGCCTGCCACTTCCCTTCTATGATCTTTTGTCCGTAGTTCATTTTGCGAATCTCACTGCTCAGTTGACTATGG
This window harbors:
- a CDS encoding DUF805 domain-containing protein; protein product: MPLTGDHFERHFFDKISYIFLSILRKMMEYFIDAFRKYAEFNGRASRKAYWMYYLFYLLFYLVAGGLDAFGGAGLFFALYCLTVLVPGIAITARRLHDTDRSGWWQLIYLIPVIGWIVMLVFLLQDSQPDNEYGNRPLS
- the hsdR gene encoding type I restriction-modification system endonuclease — translated: MAAKPGAQPSNFQFLAEHDSLFLELATAAERSFSSDPNTTLIKLRQLGEALAQHIASLCGITSEEPLSQNDLLYRLNRELSLDPKVREMFHILRKEGNKATHQFQTSHREAISGLRVARELAIWFHRSLTKNARFNPGPFLPPPDPSRQLRELHEQIEKLKADLSAANVELESSQQYKELDLKEKEEYKALAFEMDKEARQLQEQVKQHDQALEDLRKSYEAKLAEADARVKALTEKEQADERQTIAFQTATAGQQVNLDEEMTRILIDNMLTEAGWKTDTQELTWQKGARPEHNQFKAIAEWPTVKENGKRGWADYVLFHGLMPIAVVEAKRENVNVSGKIPQAEDYSRGLQIEPPLKAASELAGRSEPWSDGMGGYYIVPFVYSCNGRPYVPQIKEQSGIWFRDVRMPSNIKRALPQFHTPQGLKDLLDRSREAAEKALQNESYDYLNLRDYQQKAIEAVENTLSKDIRTALLAMATGTGKTRTVLGLMYRFLKTERFKRILFLVDRNALGKQANDTFMEAKLEQNQSLTQIYDVLAMKNVQVEPETRVQTATVQAMVQRIFASDNPPSIDQYDCIIIDEAHRGYTLDQEMTEGEMTTRDAAQYLSSYRRVLDYFDAVKIGLTATPAAHTKDIFGSPVYTYSYREAVADDWLIDYEPPIRYITKLAQQGIRFDESETVSVINTRTGEVEQENLKDELNFEIEAFNRRVINQSFNRVICDELVKELDPLGEEKTMIFCATDRHADMVKRLLDEAFERELGSTYNEAAVKKITGESNNPPELIKQFKNERYPNIAITVDLLTTGIDVPKICNLVFMRRVKSRILFEQMIGRATRRCDEIGKTVFRIYDPVDIFAAFDRENKNANSMKPLVKDPNITIEQLVEELTDPARLEQSLNISGDTEQETQADSNLSQLSQKLMRVLRKAEHKSDYNQPLKEKLQQLEELWGVEPKKLHTHLHRLGPKKAAEFIHQHAGLINQINDVKALTGSDYRPVISEHQDEVRERVQSYGIRQRPEDYLDSFNDFIKHQLNESAALSVVVNRPKDLTREQLKEVKMLLDAAGYNEAGLQAAVREQSHRDIAASIIGHIRRAALGEALMPFEQRVALAMDRIYTSHKWNTNQRKWLERLAKQLVFEVVVDQQFINERFAQQGGVKQFNKVLDDQLDNVLDLLGESLWEPAQAANG
- a CDS encoding N-6 DNA methylase translates to MTSDNIVQKLWNLCDVLRDDGINYSDYVTELVLLLFIKMVHENTEAGTLERHPLPEGCRWIDLNNKSGINLMNDYRQILLTLSTGKRTVADADDPGKTTEIRVHHDPLITAIYADAQTRLREPRHLEQLIKSLDRINWFDAQKDGLGNLYEGLLQKNANETKSGAGQYFTPRPLIDSMVRCIKPQSGELVQDPAAGTAGFLIAADRYIKEQTDDLFDLTPAQQRFQKNDAFVGIELVPSTRRLALMNCLLHGMEGDDEGVVHLGNALGQVGTEVSAADIILANPPFGTSKGGEASITRTDLTYPTSNKQLAFLQHIYRNLKPGGRAAVVLPDNVLFEAGVGTEIRRDLMNKCNLHTILRLPTGIFYAQGVKTNVLFFTKGSTADPRATENCTENVWVYDLRTNMPSFGKRTPFGSTHLAPFEKVYGDNPDGSSPRTEGDYSFNADKIDQVATTGENDGVSDKLAHSRWRSFSRQWVSEHKSDSLDISWLKDADSIDAANLPEPGVLAGEAMSELVQALGELDSLMRELGEGDVADGQKALLAEVMSGINQ
- a CDS encoding restriction endonuclease subunit S, encoding MSSSMLPDGWIACELSDLGNVVTGKTPSTKVKDNFGGNIPFIKPGDLDHGGVIKQTANTLSEAGLQSVPAIPANSIPVTCIGNLGKVGITTQLSATNQQINTLIPHTDLSTKYLYYQACTLKPWLESESSATTVAIINKGRFSKAPIRLAPLTEQKIIAQKLDTLLAQVESTKARLERTRETLKRFRQSVLAAAVSGKLTEEWRGSASYLSTPLGLSKSKLSLEVPCKWTIQKLSDACEVVSGNAFKSKDFVDVGVVPAIKISNVQYGEFLEKNQQYLPDDYLERYKAFLVESGNVLMALTRPITNDTLKVCRYPKGNPVGLLNQRVCMFHFRKDSEKFFLETVFQSEYFKAQVADNLSETLQPNLSPKNLKNFLIAMPDHAEQTEIVRRVEHLFTHADTIEKQTEAALTRVNNLTQSILAKAFRGELTAQWRAENPELISGENSAEALLAKIKAEHATLTTKKGGKPRTPKAWKTAGA
- a CDS encoding AAA family ATPase codes for the protein MKIDKLCLTHFRCFEKAEFELGERMTLIIGDNAKGKTTILDALSVAMGGFLLGVPNSYVGETKKAFDRNLHAGDVQRYFLRNREKITTEFRENCSVEAYRTVAKHTSLHWRRLLKKAEGHTNNDHCRKLKD
- a CDS encoding putative phage abortive infection protein, encoding MSKNNTILISSALLIISAWLGSGILLYKTPNHAELGDMFGVINSLFSGLGLAGLIYTLLLQRESLETQRNELKKQESELKNQSEELEKQRFESSFIQILQIHNNLTRSLRIFDEKSDKFIHGVDCFSYLLQELYATSPDFTGVTSGIYPRDKESFQEAYNKLRNKYDNNFSHYLRSIYHLLKFIDSSSIDEKSKPPFYKMVRGRLTSDELRVIFYNCIYHEKDDFNNLIANTALLKYIPNKEWSAESEKYNLKPESFG